In the genome of Paenibacillus pabuli, one region contains:
- a CDS encoding aldo/keto reductase — MAEQRTRLGKTDLIVNPIGLGANAVGGHNIYPNMLNDETGKDVVRTALKQGINFLDTAFIYGPEHSERLIGEVLKETGQRQDIIIATKAAHKFVDGNVVFDNSPAFLKTAVDEALKRLQTDYIDLFYIHFPDEHTPKAEAVGALKRLKDEGKIRAIGVSNFSIDQLREANQDGDVDVLQSEYNLFKREAEKELLPYTAEHDISFVPYFPLAAGLLGGKYNRDTTFQDGRAKNPLFTGEAFIQNLDKVEQLRSIAQSKDTEVAHLVLAWYLTQPSIDALIPGAKKPEQVINNLKTLDVELTAEEIAVIDQIFR; from the coding sequence ATGGCAGAACAACGTACTCGTTTGGGCAAAACCGATCTCATTGTTAACCCGATTGGATTGGGGGCAAATGCAGTAGGAGGACATAACATCTATCCGAATATGCTGAATGATGAGACAGGTAAGGATGTCGTTCGTACCGCTTTGAAACAGGGCATTAACTTCTTGGATACTGCATTCATCTATGGACCTGAGCATTCAGAACGTTTAATTGGTGAAGTGTTGAAAGAAACGGGGCAGCGTCAGGATATCATCATTGCGACGAAAGCTGCACATAAATTTGTGGATGGCAACGTCGTGTTTGATAATTCGCCTGCTTTTCTCAAAACCGCTGTAGATGAGGCTTTAAAACGTCTGCAGACAGATTACATCGACTTGTTTTATATTCATTTCCCGGATGAACATACACCAAAAGCTGAGGCTGTAGGTGCGTTGAAACGTCTGAAGGATGAAGGTAAAATTCGTGCCATCGGAGTTTCCAACTTCTCCATTGATCAGCTGCGTGAGGCAAATCAGGATGGAGATGTGGATGTACTGCAGTCGGAATATAATTTATTTAAAAGAGAAGCGGAAAAGGAATTACTGCCCTACACGGCAGAGCATGACATTTCTTTTGTACCTTACTTCCCTCTGGCAGCAGGTCTGCTGGGTGGCAAATATAATCGTGATACAACCTTCCAGGATGGACGGGCGAAGAACCCGTTATTCACTGGCGAAGCCTTTATTCAGAACCTGGACAAGGTGGAACAACTGCGCAGCATTGCACAGTCCAAGGATACTGAGGTCGCACATCTCGTTCTGGCCTGGTATCTGACACAGCCATCTATCGATGCACTCATTCCTGGTGCCAAGAAACCTGAGCAGGTCATCAACAATCTGAAAACACTGGATGTCGAGCTCACAGCTGAGGAAATTGCAGTCATTGATCAAATATTTCGTTAA
- a CDS encoding polysaccharide deacetylase family protein: MNLKAARCIGLCTLVFMLGSSSAYAKPVQKNRQYYEERGEIVWEVPTHDKLIALTFDDGPDPVQTPQILALLQKYQAKGTFFVLGKWADKFPDLIKQEQREGHEIANHTYAHTYAVRSTRADKYSHEMNIAEKSIVGAGAQRPTLFRPPGGYYNDMVIQVAKQQGYTIVLWSWHQDTRDWASPGVSAIVNKVLKNARNGDIVLFHDKVEGKSQTVAALKTILPKLQEQGYRFVTVSELLAVKAREAAKGDNSSLPQLP, from the coding sequence ATGAACCTGAAGGCAGCCCGATGCATCGGATTGTGTACGCTGGTTTTTATGCTTGGCAGCAGTTCTGCTTACGCCAAACCTGTACAGAAGAATCGACAGTATTATGAGGAACGGGGAGAGATTGTATGGGAGGTTCCCACGCATGACAAACTCATCGCACTGACCTTTGATGATGGACCAGATCCGGTTCAGACCCCGCAGATTCTGGCTTTGCTGCAGAAATATCAGGCCAAAGGTACTTTTTTTGTGCTAGGTAAATGGGCGGATAAATTTCCTGACCTGATTAAACAGGAACAGCGGGAAGGACATGAAATCGCCAATCATACGTATGCACATACGTACGCGGTCAGGTCAACAAGGGCGGATAAGTACAGCCATGAAATGAACATAGCGGAGAAATCCATTGTTGGAGCAGGGGCGCAGCGTCCCACATTGTTTCGACCCCCGGGAGGCTATTACAATGACATGGTCATTCAGGTCGCCAAGCAGCAAGGCTATACGATTGTGTTATGGTCCTGGCATCAGGACACGCGTGATTGGGCTTCTCCAGGCGTATCAGCCATTGTGAACAAAGTGCTGAAGAACGCGCGTAATGGGGATATCGTTCTGTTTCATGACAAGGTGGAGGGCAAGTCCCAGACCGTTGCTGCGCTTAAAACGATTCTGCCCAAGCTGCAGGAGCAGGGTTATCGGTTTGTAACTGTATCGGAACTGCTCGCCGTCAAGGCGAGAGAGGCGGCCAAGGGTGACAATTCATCCTTACCCCAGCTTCCATAG
- a CDS encoding DHA2 family efflux MFS transporter permease subunit, translating into MDNQVPLGKTIAVLLLGAFIAILNQTLLNVAIPHLMNDFNVSATTVQWLSTAYLLVNGVLIPITAYLIESFGTRKLFVTAMLLFTLGSLICAISPGFTVMLIGRIVQASGAGIIMPLVMNVFLTVFPPEKRGTAMGTMGIAMMFAPAIGPTLSGWIVEHYTWRILFYMVIPLALLDILFAFIWLRNVSKLTSPKFDGFGALFSTIGFGFLLYGFSSAGDKGWTSATVLLTLIIGVLFIVFFVLRETAMKNPLLEFRVFKYDIFTISTLVSATINMALFGGMLLLPIYLQNIRGFSPLQSGLLLLPGALLMGVMSPISGALFDRIGSRPLAIVGLIITAISTFEFSKLTGETPYGHIMMLYTFRSFGMSMLMMSVQTEGLNQLPPHLTSHGTAMSNTVRQVAGSIGTALLITVMATRAGIHLADYSNTVTTTNVALTEQVGMLGSQMATAAGMPPEQGSSLALQQLYGIAVQTSTIEGINDAFIVATWISIIGLFLSLFLRRARSRPRKVKPES; encoded by the coding sequence ATGGATAATCAAGTACCTCTTGGGAAAACCATCGCTGTCCTGCTGCTCGGCGCATTTATCGCCATTCTGAACCAGACCTTGCTCAATGTAGCCATCCCCCATCTGATGAATGACTTTAATGTCTCAGCAACGACCGTGCAGTGGCTGTCTACAGCTTATTTGCTGGTAAACGGGGTACTCATTCCGATTACCGCCTACTTGATCGAATCGTTTGGGACCCGTAAATTGTTCGTGACTGCGATGCTGTTGTTTACGTTAGGTTCGTTAATTTGCGCCATCAGTCCTGGATTTACGGTCATGCTCATCGGTCGTATCGTACAAGCCAGTGGGGCTGGTATTATTATGCCTTTGGTTATGAACGTGTTTCTGACCGTTTTCCCTCCTGAGAAACGGGGAACCGCCATGGGCACGATGGGCATTGCCATGATGTTTGCCCCAGCTATTGGCCCGACATTATCCGGCTGGATCGTGGAACATTATACATGGCGCATTCTGTTTTACATGGTCATCCCGCTTGCCTTGCTTGATATTTTGTTTGCCTTCATATGGCTGAGAAATGTGTCCAAGCTTACTTCACCGAAATTTGATGGTTTTGGCGCATTATTCTCCACCATCGGTTTCGGCTTTCTGTTATATGGATTCAGCTCTGCCGGGGATAAAGGCTGGACCAGTGCAACCGTGCTGTTGACGCTGATTATCGGCGTGCTCTTCATTGTCTTCTTTGTTCTTAGAGAAACGGCCATGAAGAACCCCCTGCTCGAATTTCGTGTATTCAAATACGACATCTTTACCATCTCGACGCTGGTCAGTGCAACGATTAACATGGCACTCTTTGGCGGGATGCTGCTGTTACCGATCTATCTGCAAAATATAAGGGGATTCTCTCCCCTGCAATCCGGTTTGCTGCTGCTGCCTGGTGCATTGCTAATGGGCGTCATGTCTCCCATCTCAGGAGCGCTGTTTGACCGGATCGGCTCTCGCCCGCTCGCCATTGTCGGTTTGATCATCACCGCCATCTCCACCTTTGAGTTTAGCAAGTTAACGGGGGAGACGCCCTATGGTCACATCATGATGTTATATACGTTCCGCAGCTTCGGGATGTCCATGCTGATGATGTCTGTACAGACAGAGGGGTTAAACCAATTGCCGCCTCATCTCACCAGTCATGGTACAGCCATGTCCAATACAGTCAGGCAGGTGGCAGGTTCCATCGGGACCGCACTGCTCATTACCGTGATGGCAACTCGTGCAGGCATTCATTTGGCCGATTACAGCAACACTGTGACCACAACCAATGTAGCCCTGACGGAACAAGTCGGTATGCTAGGCTCGCAAATGGCTACTGCGGCAGGAATGCCGCCAGAACAAGGTTCCAGTCTCGCACTGCAACAGCTCTATGGTATTGCTGTTCAGACGTCAACGATTGAAGGTATTAATGATGCTTTCATTGTAGCGACCTGGATTTCCATCATTGGTCTGTTTCTGTCGTTATTCTTGCGGCGGGCTCGCTCCCGTCCTCGTAAAGTCAAGCCTGAAAGCTAA
- a CDS encoding HlyD family efflux transporter periplasmic adaptor subunit — protein MNSRAILINIIVILVILGAGAAGIYYYNQSTSYVKTDNALVTGQSISVASPVGGELRSWKGKVGTTFNAGDTVATVTAAGKSTSVTMPVNGTIVQQTAVENSLVSAGTPLARAYDFNNLYVTANVDETAIDKIKAGQIVDVYIDAFPDTTLTGKVDQIGLATASSFSLLPSSNTNANYTKVTQVIPIIITIEGYKGLGVVPGMSATVRVHI, from the coding sequence ATGAATTCACGTGCCATTTTGATCAATATCATTGTTATACTGGTGATTTTGGGAGCCGGAGCAGCCGGGATTTACTATTACAATCAGTCCACCAGCTACGTTAAAACCGATAATGCGCTCGTTACCGGACAATCTATCTCCGTGGCTTCCCCGGTAGGCGGTGAGCTTCGATCATGGAAAGGTAAGGTCGGTACGACATTTAATGCAGGCGATACTGTCGCCACCGTTACCGCAGCGGGCAAATCAACCTCTGTGACGATGCCTGTTAATGGCACCATTGTACAACAGACCGCCGTCGAAAATTCGCTAGTATCTGCCGGTACACCCCTAGCGCGGGCCTATGATTTCAATAACCTGTACGTGACGGCCAATGTGGACGAAACGGCAATTGATAAAATTAAAGCGGGTCAGATCGTTGATGTATATATTGATGCTTTTCCAGACACCACATTAACAGGAAAAGTAGACCAGATCGGTCTTGCCACTGCATCCTCCTTTTCGCTGCTGCCGTCGTCCAATACCAATGCGAATTACACCAAAGTAACACAAGTCATCCCGATTATTATTACAATCGAAGGATATAAAGGACTGGGTGTGGTTCCCGGCATGAGCGCTACTGTGCGCGTTCATATCTAA
- a CDS encoding YwbE family protein, translating into MNGQQRVNIKSGLEVDIVLKQDQPTGKLTRGIVKDLLTKSPTHPHGIKVRLTSGQVGRVKQVVTGASE; encoded by the coding sequence ATGAACGGACAACAACGAGTAAATATCAAATCGGGTCTTGAAGTGGATATCGTCCTTAAGCAAGACCAGCCGACAGGAAAACTGACACGTGGTATCGTGAAAGATTTGTTGACCAAATCGCCCACGCACCCGCATGGGATCAAAGTGCGTTTGACCAGTGGACAGGTAGGTCGAGTGAAACAAGTCGTTACAGGAGCGTCGGAATGA
- a CDS encoding DUF4269 domain-containing protein, producing the protein MITTADVMAHLASGNERQQDAYKVLQSSGLLSILAAYQPYPAGTVPIDIDIPGSDLDLLCEAADLEAFETLVHQQLGGMQGFRCDRGDGRAGQHPYVTCSVDIGKWPVEIFAQSLSVRRQNAYLHMRVEWELLQLWGAAGHREIRKLKLEGLKTEPAFAAVLGLQGDPYEEMLHLAAMSKDELWSWVRLRTSFQFE; encoded by the coding sequence ATGATTACAACTGCGGATGTAATGGCACATCTGGCCTCGGGTAACGAGCGTCAGCAGGATGCGTATAAGGTGCTGCAATCCAGTGGATTGTTGAGCATATTGGCTGCTTACCAGCCTTATCCGGCTGGAACAGTGCCAATTGATATTGATATTCCCGGAAGTGATCTTGATCTATTATGTGAGGCAGCGGATCTTGAGGCATTCGAAACCTTGGTGCACCAACAACTGGGCGGAATGCAGGGTTTTCGATGCGACCGGGGGGATGGCCGTGCAGGCCAGCATCCTTATGTGACCTGTAGTGTGGATATTGGAAAATGGCCTGTAGAAATTTTCGCTCAGTCCCTATCTGTACGCAGGCAAAATGCTTATCTTCACATGAGGGTAGAGTGGGAATTGTTGCAGCTGTGGGGTGCAGCAGGACATCGTGAGATTCGCAAACTAAAGCTGGAAGGCTTGAAGACGGAGCCTGCATTCGCTGCTGTACTGGGGCTTCAGGGAGACCCCTATGAGGAAATGCTTCATCTGGCCGCCATGAGTAAGGATGAGCTTTGGTCATGGGTCCGCTTGCGTACGTCTTTTCAGTTTGAATAA
- a CDS encoding sensor histidine kinase yields MNFIRSLRFKFIVGLTLIMLPLFMLLYYNNVYAMKVVRDQVSLTNMNHLAKSVEQNERVLQETNRYLYSLGERDPDIISLFFLKYGSGDYIIAKQRIMNKFMTDIGFYNLIDSFFLYDAVNEDLLLATSGNYDVKMSMVQESMPVQMQQLEGEIQKPEWSIVRGGTWNALVKTVRINAQFYAGALVDMNALNHPEQFTESGDRGGAVIVGADGRALSDSALNSEQIKLAAAHITGLDNPYQVISDVTSTGGARQYLMLGIPSAMSEMNYIVLLPEEDMMRNLPFFQRIIRLLPIGAAVILITTMFFLRQLLFRPMNVLIRGMRRVSRGELDVRLETPASSELEFVTHSFNQMTSEIQHLKIDVYEEQLRTREAEFKQLQMQINPHFYLNSLNIIHSLASLQKHELVQQMAGHLADYFRFSLRAGKRVIRLDEEMEHIGHYLEIQKLRFPNKLDFILDVEANLGHYVLPPLTIQPFVENAIIHGFQRRTEPFVIRISARKSKTLSGSDSHQGNQDHETLQLSITDNGVGFKQDILERLQQGQYAENPGGQHIGIWNVIHRLLVKYGEHAGLQFSNQTGGGAAVHIHMPAQTEEEEGRAYAKPVDRG; encoded by the coding sequence ATGAATTTCATCCGTTCACTGCGCTTTAAGTTTATTGTGGGTCTGACATTGATCATGCTTCCACTCTTCATGCTGCTATATTACAACAATGTATACGCCATGAAAGTCGTACGTGATCAGGTGTCTCTCACCAATATGAATCATCTGGCGAAGAGTGTGGAGCAGAACGAGCGCGTGCTGCAGGAGACCAATCGTTATTTATACAGTCTGGGCGAGCGAGACCCGGATATTATCTCCCTGTTTTTTCTGAAATACGGCAGCGGCGATTATATTATTGCGAAACAGCGCATTATGAACAAATTCATGACCGATATCGGATTTTATAATCTGATCGATTCATTTTTTCTGTACGATGCAGTTAATGAAGATCTGTTACTCGCTACCTCAGGCAATTATGATGTCAAAATGTCGATGGTGCAGGAGAGCATGCCGGTCCAGATGCAGCAGCTTGAAGGGGAAATCCAGAAGCCAGAGTGGAGTATCGTCCGGGGAGGCACATGGAATGCCTTAGTCAAAACGGTGCGGATCAACGCCCAGTTCTATGCAGGGGCGCTTGTGGACATGAATGCACTGAATCATCCCGAACAATTCACGGAATCCGGTGACCGGGGAGGCGCAGTTATCGTAGGGGCAGATGGTAGGGCCCTGTCCGATTCAGCCCTGAACTCTGAGCAAATCAAACTGGCCGCAGCCCATATTACCGGGTTGGATAATCCCTATCAGGTGATCTCTGACGTAACGTCCACAGGAGGTGCACGTCAGTACCTGATGCTTGGCATTCCCTCAGCCATGTCTGAGATGAATTATATTGTCCTGCTGCCCGAGGAAGACATGATGCGGAACCTGCCTTTTTTTCAGCGGATCATTCGTCTGCTTCCGATTGGTGCAGCGGTCATCCTGATCACAACCATGTTTTTTCTCAGACAGCTCCTGTTCCGTCCAATGAATGTACTCATACGCGGGATGAGGAGGGTTAGCCGAGGAGAACTTGATGTTAGGCTGGAGACGCCGGCTTCATCTGAACTGGAGTTTGTCACGCACAGCTTTAATCAGATGACCAGTGAGATCCAGCATCTGAAGATTGATGTGTATGAAGAGCAGCTGCGGACGAGGGAAGCAGAGTTTAAACAATTGCAGATGCAGATTAATCCTCACTTTTACCTGAATTCATTGAATATCATTCATAGCCTGGCTTCCCTGCAAAAGCATGAGCTGGTGCAGCAGATGGCAGGTCATCTGGCAGATTATTTCAGGTTCAGCCTGCGTGCAGGCAAACGTGTCATTCGATTGGATGAAGAAATGGAACATATCGGCCATTATTTGGAGATCCAGAAGCTCCGGTTTCCAAACAAACTGGATTTCATTCTGGATGTGGAAGCAAATCTTGGGCATTATGTATTGCCGCCCTTAACAATTCAACCTTTTGTGGAGAATGCGATTATTCATGGATTTCAGCGGCGGACAGAACCTTTTGTTATTCGCATATCAGCACGCAAGTCGAAAACGTTATCTGGGTCTGATTCACATCAAGGAAATCAAGATCATGAGACACTTCAACTCTCTATTACGGATAACGGTGTTGGTTTTAAACAAGACATATTGGAGCGTCTGCAACAGGGACAGTACGCCGAAAATCCAGGTGGACAGCATATTGGCATCTGGAACGTGATCCATCGGCTGCTGGTGAAGTACGGCGAACATGCCGGATTGCAATTCAGCAATCAGACTGGAGGAGGGGCAGCAGTCCATATTCATATGCCCGCCCAGACGGAAGAGGAAGAAGGGAGAGCCTATGCGAAACCTGTTGATCGTGGATGA
- a CDS encoding response regulator transcription factor, with product MRNLLIVDDEVYALQAMVEGVDWSLAGIDQVFSANDAEEARMLMKTQRIDIMICDIEMPGETGLDLQSWVLKHDPGMMTIFLTGHALFDYAQTAIKLNSFDYVLKPAPADQLLKVVTQAMDKIKDGEQRTRTNEVYETVYKRWQTHKPLLTERFWKDAISQRVTLTQQKLQELAEVYGAEIDPKARVLPIVISVEEWVRDFDLRDEEVLEYALRNAAKEMLLGDKPGEVFQDHSGLNIVLAYEQDGIVPTASEVEQGCQSYIQECGTYFYCRLSCYVGVPVAVTDLQGMLNELMDMERRNINELEGVFIYDEEGRDTEDRFLPIPWFSELSILFETGKIDDLRERVDEIFELLSAQERLSPEILHLYYHAMLHVIYPLLHQKNVSVRSLYPGEREPEENVVTRSLPQLKQWTSDLISRAIPVLYPDDHSPMTIVDQLCIYIENHIGEELMREELASFAGFNPAYLSRLFRKEKGMSLSEFILQRRVAKAKTLLSQSTVKVTDIAGKVGYYNYSHFTKMFKKCTGITPQEFRKQSRTVQI from the coding sequence ATGCGAAACCTGTTGATCGTGGATGATGAAGTATACGCCCTGCAAGCGATGGTGGAAGGGGTAGACTGGAGCCTGGCGGGTATTGATCAGGTGTTCAGTGCCAATGATGCGGAAGAGGCAAGAATGCTGATGAAAACCCAGCGCATTGATATTATGATCTGTGATATTGAAATGCCGGGTGAAACGGGACTGGATCTGCAGAGCTGGGTATTAAAGCATGATCCCGGCATGATGACGATATTTCTTACAGGTCATGCCCTTTTCGATTATGCGCAAACGGCAATCAAGCTGAACAGCTTTGATTATGTGCTGAAGCCTGCTCCCGCAGACCAGCTGCTCAAGGTTGTGACCCAGGCAATGGACAAAATTAAGGATGGGGAGCAGCGTACCCGAACCAATGAAGTATATGAGACCGTGTATAAACGCTGGCAGACACATAAACCGCTGTTGACCGAGCGTTTCTGGAAAGACGCCATCTCGCAGCGTGTAACGTTAACCCAGCAAAAGCTTCAGGAGCTGGCCGAGGTGTACGGAGCCGAGATTGATCCAAAGGCGCGCGTGCTGCCGATTGTCATATCCGTTGAAGAATGGGTGCGGGACTTTGACCTGCGTGATGAGGAGGTGCTGGAATATGCACTCCGCAATGCAGCCAAGGAAATGCTCCTTGGTGACAAACCTGGGGAAGTGTTTCAGGACCACAGCGGATTGAATATTGTGCTAGCATACGAACAGGATGGTATCGTACCAACGGCGAGTGAAGTGGAACAGGGATGTCAGAGTTACATCCAGGAGTGCGGTACCTATTTTTATTGCCGATTATCCTGTTACGTTGGAGTTCCGGTTGCTGTTACTGATTTACAGGGAATGCTAAATGAACTGATGGACATGGAGCGTCGCAATATCAACGAGCTTGAAGGCGTCTTCATCTATGATGAGGAGGGCCGGGATACGGAGGATCGCTTTTTGCCCATACCGTGGTTTTCCGAGCTGTCCATCCTGTTCGAAACGGGGAAAATTGACGACCTGCGCGAGCGTGTGGATGAAATCTTTGAATTGCTGTCTGCCCAGGAGCGTTTGTCTCCCGAAATTCTGCACTTGTATTATCACGCGATGCTGCATGTAATCTACCCGCTGCTTCATCAGAAAAATGTATCCGTACGCAGTCTGTATCCTGGAGAACGGGAGCCGGAAGAAAACGTTGTGACCCGTTCGTTGCCGCAGCTGAAGCAGTGGACCTCAGACCTGATCAGTCGTGCCATCCCGGTATTGTACCCGGACGATCACAGTCCGATGACCATTGTGGACCAGTTATGCATTTACATTGAAAATCATATTGGTGAAGAGCTGATGCGGGAAGAACTTGCGTCCTTTGCCGGATTTAATCCGGCCTATCTATCCCGCCTGTTCCGCAAAGAAAAGGGCATGTCGCTATCCGAATTCATTCTCCAGCGAAGAGTCGCCAAAGCGAAGACCTTATTGTCCCAGTCGACCGTGAAGGTGACGGATATCGCAGGCAAGGTTGGGTACTACAATTACTCTCATTTTACGAAAATGTTCAAAAAGTGCACGGGCATTACACCACAGGAGTTTCGCAAACAGTCCCGGACGGTACAGATTTGA
- a CDS encoding ABC transporter permease yields MKTQPQAGKAARLSDRRDIPDIPVRKRKSVLYNLGKFKVLYLMFLPGILFLLVNNYMPMFGVLIAFKNVNYADGIWGSPWSGWDNFKYLFSTSDAWEITRNTLAYNTVFIALNLFVGVGLAILLNEVKNKAMSKLYQSLMLLPYFLSMIVVSYLVLAFLGKDSGFMNSTILQLFGGQPIDWYSEPKYWPYILPLVNTWKNIGYYAVIYLAAVVGIDEEYYEAAVLDGASKWHQIRFITVPFLVPLIVIMTLLQIGRIFYADFSLFYQVPLESGALFPVTNVLDTYVYRTFLIGGDIGMSSAAGLYQAVVGFVLVLVSNTIVRRMDKDNALF; encoded by the coding sequence ATGAAGACACAACCCCAGGCGGGTAAGGCAGCACGTCTATCAGATCGAAGGGACATACCGGACATACCGGTTCGTAAACGAAAGTCTGTCCTGTACAATCTAGGTAAATTCAAGGTTTTGTATCTCATGTTTTTGCCAGGTATTTTGTTTCTGCTGGTGAACAACTACATGCCAATGTTCGGTGTTCTGATTGCATTCAAAAATGTAAACTATGCCGACGGCATTTGGGGCAGTCCGTGGAGCGGCTGGGATAATTTTAAGTATTTGTTCTCCACCAGCGATGCTTGGGAGATCACACGCAATACGCTCGCATATAACACCGTATTTATTGCGCTGAATTTATTTGTAGGTGTAGGGCTTGCGATATTGTTAAATGAAGTGAAAAACAAGGCGATGTCCAAATTGTATCAGTCACTCATGCTGCTTCCGTATTTTCTGTCGATGATTGTAGTCAGTTATCTGGTACTCGCGTTTCTCGGCAAGGATTCGGGCTTCATGAACTCAACGATTCTTCAACTCTTTGGCGGACAGCCCATTGACTGGTATTCGGAGCCCAAATATTGGCCTTACATTTTGCCGCTGGTGAATACATGGAAGAATATCGGTTATTATGCCGTCATTTATCTGGCAGCAGTGGTAGGCATCGATGAGGAATATTATGAAGCGGCCGTGCTGGATGGGGCGAGCAAGTGGCATCAGATTCGCTTCATTACCGTTCCGTTTCTCGTACCCCTGATCGTGATTATGACATTGCTGCAAATCGGTCGTATCTTCTACGCGGATTTCAGTCTGTTCTACCAGGTTCCGCTGGAATCGGGTGCATTGTTCCCGGTCACGAACGTTCTGGATACGTATGTGTACCGAACCTTCCTTATTGGGGGAGATATCGGGATGTCCTCGGCAGCTGGGCTGTACCAGGCTGTGGTCGGATTTGTGCTTGTTCTCGTATCCAATACGATCGTAAGGAGAATGGACAAAGATAATGCATTATTTTGA
- a CDS encoding carbohydrate ABC transporter permease, protein MKSRDPLAVSKRSASIIHAMFIFYAIACIVPILLVFAISFSDETTVIANGYKLIPEKFSLTAYEFLFKDMDQIIHSYGISIIVTVIGTITSVALTALYAYPLSRRDLPYRGWFAFFIFFTMLFNGGLVPWYLVYVNVLDLKNSILALIMPLLLSPFFVLVMRTFFANSIPVSILESARIDGAGELRTFTRIVLPLSLPVMATVALFSTLNYWNDWYLSMIFISDNRTISLQYLMYRTLLDIQYLTSNSNVSSQISSQGGLLNLPNKTLQMAMAVVGIGPIVLAYPFFQRYFIKGLTVGAVKG, encoded by the coding sequence GTGAAATCACGTGATCCATTAGCCGTATCGAAGCGTTCAGCGTCGATCATTCACGCCATGTTTATATTCTATGCCATTGCTTGCATCGTGCCGATCCTGCTTGTCTTCGCAATCTCATTCTCGGACGAGACGACGGTCATTGCAAACGGGTATAAGCTGATTCCGGAGAAATTTAGCCTGACGGCCTATGAGTTTCTGTTCAAGGACATGGATCAGATCATCCATTCCTATGGCATTTCCATTATCGTAACCGTGATCGGTACGATCACAAGTGTAGCGCTGACAGCATTGTACGCGTACCCGCTTTCCCGGAGAGATTTGCCGTATCGTGGGTGGTTCGCCTTTTTCATCTTTTTCACCATGCTGTTCAATGGCGGTCTGGTCCCTTGGTATCTCGTCTACGTGAACGTACTGGATTTGAAAAACTCGATTCTGGCACTGATCATGCCGCTGCTGCTGTCACCGTTCTTCGTGCTGGTCATGCGTACGTTTTTCGCTAACTCCATTCCGGTATCGATTCTTGAATCGGCACGGATTGATGGAGCAGGTGAACTGAGAACGTTTACACGTATCGTGCTTCCGCTCTCCCTTCCGGTGATGGCGACCGTTGCACTGTTCAGCACATTGAATTACTGGAACGACTGGTATCTCAGCATGATTTTTATTTCTGATAACCGGACGATCAGCCTTCAGTACCTTATGTACCGGACGCTGCTCGATATTCAATATTTAACATCCAACTCCAATGTCTCTTCACAGATTTCGTCACAAGGCGGATTGCTGAATCTGCCGAACAAAACACTGCAAATGGCGATGGCTGTTGTCGGTATTGGTCCAATCGTACTGGCATATCCATTCTTCCAGCGGTATTTCATCAAAGGCCTAACAGTAGGCGCAGTGAAGGGGTAA